The region TCTGAAATTTTAGAAACCGAAAAAGATGATACTGCGATTTATAATGCGAGAGCGAATATTAATAGGATTCTTGGTAATTATGAAGAGAGTATCAAAGACTATGATAAGGCAATAGAAATTTCCAAGGGAGACTTTGACCTTTATTTTGGAAAATTTGCTGCTTTAAAAGAACTCTCCCGTACAGCCGAGGCAGAGGAAGTATTAAAGATTGCAGCTTCGCTTCCAGTCCACACAGAGAGAGATAGCTTTGAGTTAGCGAAGGTTTATTTTTATCAGAAAAATTATGACCATGCAAAGCTTCAATTAGCACAGTCATTAAAAAATGGTTTTATAGAAGCAAATTACTTCCTAGGAGAAATAAGCATAGAAGAAGGAGATTTTAAACAAGCGATCCAGTATTTTGAGACCTTTGAGGAATCAGGTGGTATGGTGTCTGCCATGTTTTATAATCAGCTTCTGACCTGTTATTTGAATGAGGAAGAGTACGATAAGGCGAAAAATTGTCTAAAGAAGGCAAAAAAATACTCTGATGTAACGATAGAACAGCAACTTTTAAGAAATGAGATTATACTATTAGAAAAGACCGGAGACTTTAAAGAAGCATATGAAAAGATGAAAAAGTATCTGGTTCGCTATCCAGACGATGTGGATGCGAAGAAAGACGCTACCTTCTTAAAAACTAGAGTGGAAGGTGCAAGTAACGAAACAAATACAAATCAAACAAATCAAACAGAGCAAGTAGGAACATCTGAAACTGTAAAGAAACCATAAGGAGGACAACTTGTAGTTATGTCAGAATTATATGAGATAAAAGAAGAGCAAGAAAAAGTGATTCTAGTTGCAGTCAGCGAAAACGATAATGATGATACTGAGGAATCATTGGATGAGCTTATGGAACTTGTAGATACTGCAGGAGCCGTAACCGTAGGAAGAATCACTCAAAATCGTGAGAAAATTCATCCTGGAACTTACGTTGGTAAGGGAAAGATAGAAGAAATCCGTCTTCTGATTGAACAGTTAGGTGCCACAGGAATTATCTGTGATGATGAATTATCTCCTGCTCAGTTAAGAAACCTTGAAGA is a window of Lachnoclostridium phytofermentans ISDg DNA encoding:
- a CDS encoding tetratricopeptide repeat protein, with amino-acid sequence MKKKKAFLAVLCLSLVFSGCGLSKANRSYSKAMSYYENGEYENAEKSFIDAIKANPDKAEFYLDYGFTLIKLSRYEDAIKEFESIIMDKEIAIVKQNNKKAYRGIGIAYLYAQSYEEAIKNFDLALAISEEKNLDTDILYYKGNALERSGNLEEASNIYSEILETEKDDTAIYNARANINRILGNYEESIKDYDKAIEISKGDFDLYFGKFAALKELSRTAEAEEVLKIAASLPVHTERDSFELAKVYFYQKNYDHAKLQLAQSLKNGFIEANYFLGEISIEEGDFKQAIQYFETFEESGGMVSAMFYNQLLTCYLNEEEYDKAKNCLKKAKKYSDVTIEQQLLRNEIILLEKTGDFKEAYEKMKKYLVRYPDDVDAKKDATFLKTRVEGASNETNTNQTNQTEQVGTSETVKKP